Proteins co-encoded in one Ziziphus jujuba cultivar Dongzao chromosome 9, ASM3175591v1 genomic window:
- the LOC112492505 gene encoding small ribosomal subunit protein cS23, whose product MTSMAIHQFQAANWNASFKPSTSLPQAHFQNLKPIIHSSSSVFVKPRTSSIFTARSGSEFKLRHPSRKFQLSVSAAAESVVAEESPVDDVTSETPSENKEKLGVVVKPLKKPRLVLKFIWMEKNIGIGLDQLIPGHGTIPLSPYYFWPRKDAWEELKVLLESKP is encoded by the exons ATGACATCGATGGCAATTCATCAGTTTCAAGCTGCAAACTGGAATGCGTCTTTCAAGCCTTCAACATCGCTTCCCCAAGCTCACTTTCAAAATCTCAAGCCTATCATTCACTCCTCCTCTTCGGTATTTGTGAAGCCAAGGACATCTTCCATTTTCACTGCTCGCTCAGGCTCTGAGTTCAAACTCCGCCACCCCTCCAGAAAGTTCCAACTCTCTGTTTCAGCCGCCGCCGAATCTGTAGTGGCTGAAGAGTCCCCCGTCGATGATGTTACCTCCGAAACCCCTTCAGAAAATAAAGAG AAGCTTGGAGTGGTTGTGAAGCCATTAAAGAAACCAAGGCTTGTATTGAAATTCATTTGGATGGAGAAGAATATCGGCATTGGGCTTGACCAACTGATACCTGGTCATGGCACAATCCCTCTAAGTCCCTACTACTTCTGGCCCAGGAAAGATGCTTGGGAGGAGCTCAAGGTGCTCCTTGAAAGCAAGCCCTGA
- the LOC132805383 gene encoding uncharacterized protein LOC132805383 — protein MQEYVLGIRMKESKPWKYLNHLLIPLNKRNIHWVVGHVDLKERRMTVYDSDKAGNRYKGQIYFQKLCIMLPYLLRSASFYEQRPDLVDSVDEFTCELTQNTPQQSNGGDCGIFTLKTIEFVHARLPLTFTKDDMEFFRKKYAYEAYNKELSI, from the exons atgcaagaatatgtgctggggattcgaatgaaggagtccaagccatggaaatacttaaatcat ttgttgattccactaaacaagcgcaacatacattgggtggtagggcacgtggacttgaaagagcgtcgtatgactgtatatgattcggataaggctggtaaccgatacaagggacaaatttatttccagaaattatgcataatgttaccatatttactgcggtctgcatccttttatgagcagcggccggatcttgtagactccgttgacgagtttacatgtgaattgacgcaaaatacccctcagcaaagtaacgg tggtgactgtggcatatttacactcaagaccatcgaatttgtacatgctagattaccattgacattcacaaaagatgacatggagttctttaggaagaagtatgcatatgaggcttacaacaaagaacttagcatatga
- the LOC107411236 gene encoding probable carboxylesterase 12, producing MTNEIAHDLSPFLRLYKDGRVERLKGTDVVPPSLDPKTGVESKDVVISAETGLSVRLYIPKTAINAPKKLPLLVYFHGGGFCIETAASPTYHNYLNPLVGQANIVAVSVDYRRAPEHPVPVAYDYSWEALKWVSSHVQGQGSSEWLNSHADLENVFFSGDSAGANIANNMAIRVGLSEEKIGIKLRGIILVHPYFWGKELVGEEAHGPEVKAMIDNFWLLACPSSTGGSDDPFINPEKDPNLGRLGCERVLVCIAEKDIFKERGRHYVELVEKSGWGGTVELMEAKGEDHVFHLFNHNCENAIAMLNKIVSFIFFQQKNI from the coding sequence ATGACTAACGAAATAGCCCATGATCTCTCTCCTTTCCTCAGACTATACAAAGATGGCCGAGTAGAGCGACTCAAAGGCACCGACGTCGTCCCTCCATCACTCGATCCCAAAACCGGCGTCGAATCCAAAGACGTCGTCATTTCCGCCGAAACAGGCTTATCTGTTAGGCTCTACATCCCCAAAACCGCCATTAATGCACCCAAAAAGCTTCCTCTTCTCGTTTACTTCCACGGAGGCGGTTTCTGCATCGAAACCGCCGCCTCTCCGACCTACCACAATTACTTAAACCCCTTAGTCGGCCAAGCAAATATCGTGGCGGTCTCCGTAGATTACCGAAGAGCTCCCGAGCACCCTGTTCCGGTCGCTTACGACTACTCGTGGGAAGCCCTTAAGTGGGTAAGCTCTCATGTCCAAGGACAAGGCTCCTCTGAATGGCTGAATTCCCATGCAGACTTAGAAAATGTCTTCTTCTCCGGTGATAGCGCCGGAGCAAACATCGCGAACAACATGGCGATTCGTGTAGGATTATCGGAGGAAAAGATCGGTATTAAGCTCAGAGGGATCATTTTAGTGCATCCGTATTTCTGGGGCAAGGAACTTGTAGGTGAAGAAGCGCATGGTCCTGAAGTGAAGGCGATGATAGATAATTTCTGGCTGCTGGCATGCCCATCATCAACGGGCGGGTCGGACGACCCGTTTATAAACCCGGAGAAGGATCCGAATTTGGGTAGACTGGGGTGTGAGAGAGTGCTTGTTTGCATTGCCGAGAAAGATATTTTCAAGGAGAGAGGAAGGCATTACGTGGAGTTGGTGGAGAAAAGTGGTTGGGGAGGGACTGTGGAGTTGATGGAAGCCAAAGGGGAAGACCATGTCTTCCATTTGTTCAACCATAATTGTGAAAATGCCATAGCCATGCTCAACAAAATCGTTTCCTTCATTTTCTTCCAGCAGAAAAATATCTGA
- the LOC107411189 gene encoding LOW QUALITY PROTEIN: probable carboxylesterase 12 (The sequence of the model RefSeq protein was modified relative to this genomic sequence to represent the inferred CDS: inserted 1 base in 1 codon; substituted 1 base at 1 genomic stop codon) → MISSPFIRVYKDGRVDRLVENIVPPSFNXQTGVQSIDLIISSETGLSTRLYIPKTAINTTQKLPLLVYFHGGGFCIETTFSTTFHNYLNSLVSLAKIVAVSVXYRRAPEHPIPAAYNDSWEALKWVDSHVEGEGSSEWLNSHADFDRVLFAGDSAGANISNNLAIRLGLSEETLKIKLRGIVLVHPYFCGKELVGEEANKLEIKAYANGFWSLASPSSVGGSDDRLINPEKDPNLGRLGCGRVLICVAEKDFFKDRGFYYYELLKKTAWGGDVEIMEAKGEDHVFHLINSDCDEAITMLNKIVSFINSSEG, encoded by the exons ATGATCTCTTCACCTTTCATTAGAGTATACAAAGACGGCCGAGTAGACCGACTCGTCGAAAATATTGTTCCCCCATCTTTCA CTCAAACCGGCGTCCAATCCATAGACCTCATAATCTCCTCCGAAACAGGCTTATCAACAAGGCTTTACATCCCCAAAACCGCCATTAACACCACACAAAAGCTTCCTCTTCTCGTTTACTTTCACGGAGGCGGTTTCTGCATTGAAACCACCTTCTCTACCACTTTCCACAATTACCTAAACTCCTTGGTCAGCTTAGCAAAAATCGTGGCGGTCTCAGTTTAATACCGAAGAGCGCCGGAACATCCTATTCCGGCTGCTTACAACGACTCCTGGGAAGCTCTTAAATGGGTGGACTCTCATGTGGAAGGAGAAGGCTCCTCAGAGTGGCTGAACTCTCATGCTGATTTTGACAGAGTATTATTCGCCGGAGACAGCGCCGGAGCTAACATTTCCAATAACCTCGCCATACGATTAGGCTTATCCGAGGAAACCCTAAAAATTAAGCTTAGAGGGATCGTTTTGGTGCATCCGTATTTCTGCGGCAAGGAACTGGTGGGGGAAGAAGCaaataagcttgaaattaaAGCTTATGCAAATGGTTTCTGGAGTTTGGCATCGCCATCATCAGTAGGTGGATCAGATGACCGGCTTATAAATCCGGAAAAGGATCCGAATCTGGGGAGGTTAGGGTGTGGGAGAGTTCTCATTTGTGTTGCAGAGAAAGATTTTTTCAAGGACAGAGGATTTTATTACTATGAGCTGTTGAAGAAGACTGCGTGGGGAGGTGATGTAGAGATAATGGAAGCCAAAGGTGAAGACCATGTCTTCCATTTGATTAATTCTGATTGTGATGAAGCTATCACCATGCTCAACAAGATTGTTTCTTTCATTAATTCATCGGAAGGATGA